The DNA segment ATCGAACAACAGCAAGAAACACCTGATACAGTAACAGAGAATCAAACAGCTATTGAGTTGGTCAGAACGATTGACGGAGATACAATAGTCTATACTGAAGATGGTGAAGAAAAGAAGTTGCGGTTATTGTTGATTGACACTCCAGAAAGTAGCACGACAAAAACGGGTTCTGCACAGCCATATGGTACAGAAGCGAAAGACTTTTTAACGAATTATTTAGAAGGAAAAAAATTATCGATAGAATATGACCCTACTCATGAAAAAATAGATGACTATGAACGTGTATTGGCTTATCTTTACGCAGATGGAGAATTGATACAAGAAGTGATGGTTGAAAAAGGATTAGCGCGTGTAGGGTATGAAAATGGAGATGAGCTTTACTTGAATAAGCTTGAAGAAGCAGAGCAAGAAGCAGAAGCAGCAAATGTAAATATCTGGTCTATTGACGGTTATGTTGGAGAATATGGATTTAATAAAAAGTGAATAAGGTATAAAATACAATACTAAATATGCTATAATAATTGAGTTAATGAGATAGACTGCCAGATTAAGGTATTCGCATTACCTAAGTATGTAATTAAAGATTGAATTAGAATAAATAAAAAGACTTAAATGAGGGATAATGAATGGAAAGCTATTTAAAAGATGAAGTAGAATCACGAAAAACATTTGCAATTATTTCCCATCCGGATGCAGGTAAAACGACCATCACAGAACAATTATTGTTATTTGGTGGAGCGATTCGTCAAGCTGGTACGGTCAAAGGGAAAAAATCAGGGAAATTTGCTAAATCAGATTGGATGGAAATTGAGAAACAACGTGGGATTTCTGTAACCAGCTCTGTGATGCAATTTGATTATAAGGACAAAAGAATCAATATTTTAGATACACCAGGACATGAAGACTTTTCTGAAGACACGTATCGTACATTGATGGCCGTTGATAGCGCAGTAATGGTTATTGACAGTGCAAAGGGTATTGAGCCTCAAACAAAAAAACTATTTAAAGTTTGTCGCATGCGTGGTATTCCAATTTTCACGTTCATTAATAAATTGGACCGTGATGGAAGAGAACCACTTGATTTATTAGAAGAATTGGAAGAAGTATTAGAAATTGATTCTTATCCAATGAATTGGCCTATCGGTATGGGAAAAGGTCTTTTAGGACTTTATGATAACTACAACAAAACGATTGAAGTGCATCGTCCTGAAATTAATGGTTTAAATGGACAAAAAGTCATCAAGTTGAATAAAGATGGAGAAATCGAAGGCGATCATCCTCTTAAAGCTTCTAGTTTATATACTCAAGCTTTGGAGGATATTGAATTGTTGAATGAAGCGGGTAATGAATTTTCAGAAGAAAAAATTGCTGCTGGGAAATTAACACCGGTATTCTTTGGGTCAGCATTAACTAATTTCGGAGTAGAAACATTCTTAAATACGTTTATTAATTTTGCACCAAGTCCATCAGCTCACATTGCAACGGATGGTGAAAAAATTGAACCGACAACAAATGAATTTTCTGGTTTTATATTTAAAATCCAAGCTAATATGAATCCTGCCCATCGAGATCGGATTGCTTTTGTGCGTATTTGTTCAGGGATCTTTGATCGTGGAATTGATGTTACTTTAGCGAGAACAAATAAAAAAATGAAACTATCAAATTCAACCCAGTTTATGGCTGAAACACGCGAAGTTGTGCAACACGCTGTAGCAGGGGATATTATCGGACTTTATGATACTGGGAATTTCCAAATTGGCGATACGATTTTTGGAGATAAATTAAATATAGAATACGAAAAACTTCCTCAATTCACTCCAGAAATGTTCATGAAAGTTCAGGCTAAAAATGTTATGAAACAAAAATCATTTCATAAAGGTGTGCAACAACTGGTTCAAGAAGGAGCTATTCAATTGTACAAAACATTCCATACGGAAGATTACATTGTTGGAGCAGTTGGACAATTGCAATTTGAAGTTTTTCAATACAGAATGTTAAATGAATACAATTCAGAAATCATCATGTCACCAATGGGGAATAAAATTGCACGTTGGATCAAACCAGAAGATTTAGATGAGAATATGTCTTCCAGTCGTAATTTATTGGTACGTGACCGTTTTAACAATCCATTGTTCTTGTTTGAAAATCAATTTGCGCTTCGTTGGTTTGCGGATAAATATCCGGATGTTGAATTAACGTCGTTACTATAAAACAACAAAAAAACAAGCCATTCTGTTTTAACTTAGAACGGCTTGTTTTTTTTTGATTGTAAAAATGATAAATATCTTTAAAAGAGTGCTTGAAATAAAAGGTAGTAACCATTAAAGTTGAACTGTAGCTTTAAATAGATGTAAATGAAAAGATTAATCGTAAACAGGAATAGATAATTCAACAATATGTGGCGCATGCAAGATGTCAACATTGTCTAATGTTGTTTCAAGTATATTTTCTATCGCAAAGCTAATTTCCGCATTTTTTATATTGCGCACTTTGTTTAGTAAAAGAACATCTTTATGCGTTGGAGCACCTGAATAAATAACAGTAGTAGGACCTAGAGAAAAAACTTTCACAAAATTAGCGTCAGTATTTTCTAGTTGTTCCATTACTAGTTCAGAATGATTATTTGTAACGTCTATTAGTTTCATAATCTTTCACCTCTTCTATACCGGTTAGGTTACAAATATTATATAATTAAAAACACAACAATTCAAAACATTTTAACTTCTTAGTTAGTACTAGTTAAGAAAAGATAACGTTGATACATCATAAGGAGGTTAGTTTTTGAATATTTATAAATTTATAACTCGTTTATCTAATCAATTTTCTTCTATTCAATTGATTGTGTTGTATTATTTTATTGTCGTCATAGCTGCTAGCGTCCTTTTGGCGTTACCTATATTTAGGAACCCGGGGATGGAACTATCCTTTATTGATTTGATTTTTACAGCCGTTAGTACTGTTAGTGTAACGGGACTAGCTACGATTAATTTGGGAGAAACCTATAATCTAGCCGGTGTGATTCTTATGCAATTTTTATTTATGTTAGGAAGTTTAGGGGTAATGATGGTTTCTACTTCCTTTATGCTCATTAGAAGAAAAAAAGTTTCCTTAAAGCAACGACAACTTATCATGACAGATATGAACCAACCCAAACTGAGCGGAACAGTTCGATTGATACGCAATACTGTGCTTATAATTCTAGGATTTGAATTTATTGGCGGCTTGATTTTAAGTACTTACTTTTTCTTTTTTTCAAATTGGCCATTAAAAGAAGTCCTATTCCAAGGATTTTTTACAAGTTTTTCAGCAGTTGCAAATGTCGGGGTAGACCTTACAGGGCAAGTGCTGATTCCTTT comes from the Carnobacterium sp. 17-4 genome and includes:
- a CDS encoding thermonuclease family protein, with the protein product MKMNKKIFSGIIALILFFTGSFVIEQQQETPDTVTENQTAIELVRTIDGDTIVYTEDGEEKKLRLLLIDTPESSTTKTGSAQPYGTEAKDFLTNYLEGKKLSIEYDPTHEKIDDYERVLAYLYADGELIQEVMVEKGLARVGYENGDELYLNKLEEAEQEAEAANVNIWSIDGYVGEYGFNKK
- a CDS encoding peptide chain release factor 3, yielding MESYLKDEVESRKTFAIISHPDAGKTTITEQLLLFGGAIRQAGTVKGKKSGKFAKSDWMEIEKQRGISVTSSVMQFDYKDKRINILDTPGHEDFSEDTYRTLMAVDSAVMVIDSAKGIEPQTKKLFKVCRMRGIPIFTFINKLDRDGREPLDLLEELEEVLEIDSYPMNWPIGMGKGLLGLYDNYNKTIEVHRPEINGLNGQKVIKLNKDGEIEGDHPLKASSLYTQALEDIELLNEAGNEFSEEKIAAGKLTPVFFGSALTNFGVETFLNTFINFAPSPSAHIATDGEKIEPTTNEFSGFIFKIQANMNPAHRDRIAFVRICSGIFDRGIDVTLARTNKKMKLSNSTQFMAETREVVQHAVAGDIIGLYDTGNFQIGDTIFGDKLNIEYEKLPQFTPEMFMKVQAKNVMKQKSFHKGVQQLVQEGAIQLYKTFHTEDYIVGAVGQLQFEVFQYRMLNEYNSEIIMSPMGNKIARWIKPEDLDENMSSSRNLLVRDRFNNPLFLFENQFALRWFADKYPDVELTSLL
- a CDS encoding DUF1827 family protein gives rise to the protein MKLIDVTNNHSELVMEQLENTDANFVKVFSLGPTTVIYSGAPTHKDVLLLNKVRNIKNAEISFAIENILETTLDNVDILHAPHIVELSIPVYD